One genomic window of Sphingomonas sp. C3-2 includes the following:
- a CDS encoding Crp/Fnr family transcriptional regulator — MKKEERALALHVLRQVGWLKDYSSALAENLVAEGSLVRLNTGEWAQAEGDDRSGLFVVIEGVLHSYCAAPGDKEVMIGLAGAGSVLGHATRFSGGPRLVTAVCVEPCILLEISEAALERVAECQPEIWRAIAGFAYANMRSAVRMAAEVISLRPRERIAARLLAAADGHRATVMEPTPIIRLSQELLGEMTGLTRKTVNVHLSAFERDGLIEVGYGQISLCDLERLRAVANG; from the coding sequence ATGAAAAAAGAAGAGCGAGCCTTGGCCCTTCATGTGCTGCGACAGGTTGGATGGCTAAAGGATTACTCCTCCGCGCTCGCTGAGAATTTAGTCGCAGAAGGCAGCCTCGTGCGGCTCAACACCGGGGAATGGGCCCAAGCCGAAGGAGACGACCGGAGCGGCCTGTTCGTGGTGATCGAAGGCGTGCTCCATTCCTATTGCGCGGCACCAGGCGACAAGGAGGTCATGATCGGCCTTGCCGGGGCGGGATCGGTGCTCGGTCATGCCACGCGCTTCAGTGGCGGCCCCCGCCTTGTCACAGCCGTTTGTGTGGAACCCTGCATCCTCTTGGAAATATCGGAAGCGGCGCTCGAACGGGTTGCCGAATGCCAGCCCGAAATCTGGCGCGCCATCGCCGGCTTCGCCTACGCCAATATGCGCAGCGCCGTCCGCATGGCGGCGGAAGTGATTTCGCTGCGCCCACGCGAACGCATCGCCGCGCGCCTGCTGGCCGCCGCCGACGGCCATCGCGCAACAGTCATGGAGCCGACCCCGATTATCCGCCTTAGCCAGGAATTGCTGGGCGAAATGACCGGCCTCACCCGCAAGACGGTGAATGTCCATCTGTCGGCATTCGAACGGGATGGGCTGATCGAGGTCGGCTATGGCCAGATCAGCCTGTGCGATTTGGAACGCTTGCGCGCCGTCGCCAACGGTTAG
- a CDS encoding cupin domain-containing protein, whose translation MTIGERNRGVQAMNNETPLGAPVSARKRMTLFRAGEGVALDHETMPFDGVDPETMAGLARIMGSGPRAADASHTTILFQSGGEEGVSLSHAWFKTGFISPRHSHNADCIYYILAGEARFGAARLGPGDGIYVPAEQAYVLEVGNEGCELLEFRNAAQFNIHFKGNDAAHWEKVSQSYARHMPQWENERPPSQR comes from the coding sequence ATGACCATCGGAGAGAGGAATCGAGGCGTGCAAGCGATGAACAACGAGACGCCCCTTGGCGCGCCTGTGTCCGCCCGCAAGCGTATGACCTTGTTCCGTGCGGGCGAGGGTGTCGCTCTCGATCACGAAACAATGCCTTTTGATGGTGTCGATCCGGAAACCATGGCCGGTCTGGCGCGGATCATGGGTTCAGGGCCGAGAGCAGCCGATGCCTCGCACACGACAATCCTCTTCCAATCGGGAGGTGAGGAGGGTGTCAGCCTGAGCCATGCCTGGTTCAAAACCGGTTTCATATCGCCGCGCCACAGCCACAATGCCGATTGCATTTATTATATATTGGCAGGCGAAGCCCGCTTTGGCGCAGCGCGTCTCGGCCCGGGTGACGGGATATATGTCCCGGCCGAGCAAGCCTATGTCCTGGAAGTCGGCAATGAGGGATGTGAACTGCTGGAATTCCGCAATGCGGCGCAGTTTAACATCCATTTCAAGGGCAATGACGCGGCGCATTGGGAGAAGGTTTCCCAATCCTATGCCCGGCATATGCCGCAATGGGAAAACGAGAGACCACCGTCGCAGCGCTAA